The Pedobacter mucosus genome window below encodes:
- a CDS encoding SusC/RagA family TonB-linked outer membrane protein produces the protein MKKLLQSLFVLLFIALNAMAQERTITGTVTAKEDGLPIPGVTVRIKNSTEGSTTNSNGKYSLKTTASGSIQLDFSSIGFGTVTKLLPVGATTLNAVLESESGALDEVVVTGYGSGRRISSVVGSVTVVGAKTVENKPVANAFDALQGKVAGLQVFSSSGEPSTTASLRLHGVGSLGASNAPLFLLDGIQVDESTILNMNPNDIETVSVLKDASSTSIYGARAANGVLYVTTKRGKVGADATITVQGQYTVANPASDEFYRNFLNTAQLSQLQIEQGLRTPAATASLLAEFPNDTKWYDYYYKKDVPTYQTDLTISGGGGKTAYYISGSFFKGEGNRFRSGFDRYTMRSNLTTTLNQYIKIGMNLSAGTSNTQTNGLAGNDTNGPLALLAQPWFSPYDANGNEYYGTVIPGWGRYSPRYIADKTPFTRNRLSFNPSGFVEITPVKNVTIKSQAGIDGFIDRETSARLASDVRFPGAGTLSEYYSRRINKTLTNTIEYRFSLEKHNFSVLGGQEYVDGVTQEFGANTSRLPNDNLFILQNGDASNRGVSSSKSEYAFKSLFGRLEYNFDNKYFIDGSIREDKSSRFGANKQTATFWSVGGMWRAKKESFLEDVKWLTDLTVRASTGTSGNSAIGNYESLATAAGSPNYNGLPGVAQSAAGNPDLGWERQQKTSAGFKASFLDRIRLDVEFYYRETSQQLINVPQAYTTGYSLVRTNVGALQNKGVDITLDFDVYRNDKHGAFVTPYINANMNRNKITELFQGKNYYVNPGTGVLWAIGEPVSYVYPMWAGVNPANGLPQWYIPNSGDGSVQTRTDPTAVTSTFSAANLQQNTGIQRYAWLNGGFGVAAGYEGIYINADFTYSKGKYMINNDRYFFENPTTFSGFNQSVTVLDYWKTPGQTATFPNLTQQFTQFDSRLIEDASFIRLKNLQVGYNLPRSILEKTKAVKGVKVFFLARNLLTFTEYTGPDPEVDSNISLGAYPNTRQVGFGLQLTF, from the coding sequence ATGAAAAAACTTTTACAAAGTTTGTTCGTATTGTTGTTTATTGCATTAAATGCAATGGCTCAAGAACGAACAATCACTGGAACAGTTACTGCGAAGGAAGATGGTTTACCAATCCCTGGAGTAACTGTTAGAATTAAAAATTCAACTGAAGGTTCTACCACAAATTCTAATGGTAAATATTCTTTAAAAACCACAGCAAGTGGTTCAATTCAATTGGATTTCTCATCAATAGGTTTTGGAACGGTAACGAAATTATTGCCAGTTGGGGCAACAACGCTTAATGCGGTTTTAGAAAGCGAAAGCGGTGCATTAGATGAAGTTGTCGTTACAGGTTACGGTTCAGGAAGAAGAATTTCTTCGGTTGTTGGATCAGTGACAGTAGTAGGCGCAAAGACAGTAGAAAATAAGCCTGTTGCAAATGCTTTCGACGCTTTGCAAGGTAAAGTTGCTGGTTTGCAGGTATTTTCATCTTCAGGTGAGCCATCTACAACCGCTTCATTAAGATTACATGGTGTTGGATCTTTAGGCGCAAGTAATGCTCCTTTATTTTTATTAGATGGTATTCAAGTTGATGAAAGCACCATTCTTAACATGAACCCTAATGATATTGAAACGGTATCTGTATTAAAAGATGCATCTTCCACATCTATTTATGGTGCTCGTGCCGCAAATGGTGTATTGTACGTTACCACTAAAAGAGGTAAAGTTGGTGCAGATGCAACTATTACTGTTCAAGGTCAGTATACGGTAGCAAATCCTGCAAGTGATGAGTTTTATAGAAACTTTTTAAATACGGCACAATTGAGCCAATTGCAAATTGAACAAGGCTTAAGAACGCCTGCAGCCACAGCTTCACTATTGGCTGAATTTCCAAATGACACAAAATGGTATGACTATTATTATAAAAAAGATGTTCCTACATATCAAACTGACTTAACGATTTCAGGCGGTGGTGGTAAAACTGCGTATTACATTTCAGGTAGTTTTTTTAAAGGTGAAGGTAACAGATTTCGCTCTGGATTTGATAGATATACAATGCGGTCAAATTTAACTACTACCCTTAATCAGTATATTAAAATCGGAATGAATTTATCTGCTGGTACTTCAAATACTCAAACTAATGGGTTAGCTGGTAACGATACTAATGGTCCTTTGGCACTATTAGCTCAACCGTGGTTTTCACCTTATGATGCAAATGGTAATGAGTATTATGGAACCGTTATACCAGGATGGGGTCGTTATAGTCCAAGATATATTGCTGATAAAACACCTTTTACAAGGAACAGATTAAGCTTTAATCCTTCTGGTTTCGTTGAAATTACTCCAGTTAAAAATGTAACAATTAAATCTCAAGCTGGTATTGATGGTTTTATTGATAGAGAAACGAGTGCAAGGTTAGCTTCTGATGTTCGTTTTCCTGGAGCAGGAACATTATCTGAATATTATTCAAGAAGAATTAATAAGACGCTTACTAACACAATTGAATACAGATTTTCTCTAGAAAAACATAATTTTTCTGTTTTAGGTGGTCAAGAATATGTTGATGGTGTTACTCAAGAATTTGGAGCAAATACAAGTAGACTTCCGAATGATAACCTTTTCATTCTTCAAAATGGTGATGCATCAAATAGAGGTGTTAGTTCATCTAAAAGTGAATACGCGTTCAAATCATTGTTTGGTCGTTTAGAATATAACTTTGATAATAAATATTTTATAGACGGATCTATTCGTGAAGATAAATCTTCTCGTTTTGGTGCTAACAAACAAACAGCAACTTTTTGGTCTGTTGGTGGTATGTGGAGAGCTAAAAAAGAGAGTTTCTTAGAAGATGTAAAATGGCTTACTGATTTAACAGTTAGGGCAAGTACTGGTACAAGTGGTAATTCTGCTATTGGTAATTATGAAAGCTTAGCAACAGCTGCTGGTAGTCCAAATTACAATGGTTTACCAGGGGTTGCTCAAAGTGCTGCTGGTAATCCTGATTTAGGATGGGAAAGACAACAAAAAACAAGTGCTGGATTTAAAGCTTCATTCCTAGATCGTATAAGATTAGATGTTGAGTTTTACTATCGTGAAACTAGTCAGCAGTTAATTAATGTTCCTCAAGCATACACAACTGGATACTCGCTTGTGAGAACAAATGTTGGTGCATTGCAAAATAAGGGTGTAGATATTACTTTAGATTTTGATGTTTATAGAAATGATAAGCATGGCGCTTTCGTTACGCCTTACATCAATGCTAACATGAATAGAAATAAAATTACAGAGTTATTTCAAGGTAAAAATTATTACGTAAATCCTGGTACTGGTGTATTATGGGCAATTGGAGAGCCAGTTTCTTATGTTTATCCAATGTGGGCAGGTGTTAACCCAGCTAACGGTTTGCCTCAATGGTACATTCCGAATTCTGGCGATGGAAGCGTTCAAACTAGAACTGATCCTACTGCAGTAACAAGTACTTTTTCTGCAGCTAATTTGCAACAAAACACTGGTATACAGCGTTATGCATGGTTAAATGGTGGTTTTGGTGTAGCAGCTGGTTATGAAGGTATCTATATTAATGCTGATTTTACTTATTCAAAAGGTAAGTATATGATCAATAACGATAGGTACTTCTTTGAAAATCCAACAACCTTCTCAGGTTTTAATCAGTCAGTTACTGTGTTAGATTATTGGAAAACACCTGGTCAGACGGCTACTTTTCCAAACTTGACGCAACAATTTACTCAATTTGACAGTAGATTAATTGAAGATGCCTCATTTATCAGATTGAAAAATTTACAAGTTGGTTATAATTTGCCAAGATCAATCTTAGAAAAAACTAAAGCTGTGAAAGGTGTGAAAGTCTTCTTCCTTGCTCGTAATTTATTAACATTTACGGAATACACTGGACCAGATCCAGAGGTTGATTCAAACATATCTTTAGGAGCATATCCTAATACAAGACAAGTTGGTTTTGGATTACAATTGACGTTTTAA